One part of the Thermogemmata fonticola genome encodes these proteins:
- the pstS gene encoding phosphate ABC transporter substrate-binding protein PstS, whose product MPLADEEEGTAVSGVVGTDPAKGYEIMSGWVNRWRWMRAVRRAGIRGMGRVLVLVLGVLAVPACQRQGGSAPLRISAGGATFIDPLMQKWSAEYRRQQGVEIDYVAKGSGYGITNVINRNLAFGCSDAPMSRSEWEGARAAGGEVLHIPLTLGAVAIVYHLPEVPELILSGEVLADIYLGRIQHWDDPRLAALNPQAKLPHLPVLPVRRAESSGTTFIFTEYLSKRSQKFAEAVGASKSPKWPVEILGKEGNAGITAQVKQTAGSIGYVELEYARKNQLSVARLVNAAGQAVAPESAAVTAAAQAALQAPKKEEPYSLHPLAFSCTDASAAEAYPIVGVSYALLYQKQPAESGRAIVAFLKWALQEGQSYTADLGYAPLPPELSRRGAELLDTVLFE is encoded by the coding sequence ATGCCGCTGGCAGACGAGGAAGAAGGGACGGCTGTCAGCGGGGTTGTGGGTACTGATCCCGCGAAGGGTTACGAGATCATGAGTGGCTGGGTCAACCGCTGGCGGTGGATGCGAGCCGTCCGAAGGGCGGGCATCCGCGGGATGGGCAGGGTTCTGGTCCTCGTGCTGGGAGTGCTCGCAGTTCCGGCGTGCCAACGGCAGGGGGGGAGCGCACCGCTACGGATCAGCGCCGGCGGGGCCACGTTCATTGACCCGCTCATGCAGAAGTGGTCCGCGGAATACCGTCGGCAGCAGGGCGTGGAGATCGACTACGTCGCGAAAGGCTCCGGCTACGGGATCACGAACGTGATCAATCGGAACCTGGCCTTCGGTTGCAGCGACGCTCCAATGAGCCGCAGCGAATGGGAAGGCGCCCGCGCTGCCGGTGGGGAGGTGCTGCATATTCCGTTGACGCTCGGCGCCGTGGCGATTGTTTACCACCTGCCGGAGGTGCCGGAGTTGATCCTTTCCGGGGAAGTGCTAGCGGACATTTACCTGGGACGGATTCAACATTGGGACGATCCCCGCCTGGCAGCGCTCAATCCCCAAGCGAAGCTGCCGCACCTGCCGGTTTTGCCAGTGCGGCGGGCGGAGTCCAGCGGGACCACCTTTATTTTCACAGAGTATCTGAGCAAGCGGAGCCAGAAGTTCGCCGAGGCCGTCGGGGCGAGCAAGAGTCCGAAATGGCCGGTGGAGATTTTGGGCAAGGAAGGGAATGCGGGCATCACCGCTCAAGTGAAGCAGACCGCGGGGAGCATCGGGTATGTGGAACTGGAATATGCGCGCAAGAACCAACTGAGCGTCGCGCGGCTGGTGAATGCGGCGGGCCAAGCGGTAGCCCCGGAGTCCGCGGCGGTAACGGCAGCCGCCCAGGCCGCCCTGCAAGCCCCGAAGAAAGAGGAACCCTATTCCCTCCACCCTCTGGCCTTCTCCTGTACGGATGCTTCCGCTGCGGAAGCCTATCCGATCGTCGGGGTCAGCTACGCTTTGCTGTATCAAAAGCAGCCGGCGGAGTCGGGGCGGGCCATCGTAGCGTTTTTGAAGTGGGCGCTTCAGGAAGGGCAGAGTTATACCGCAGATTTGGGATACGCCCCTTTACCACCGGAGTTGTCCCGCCGCGGAGCGGAACTGCTCGATACCGTCCTGTTCGAGTGA
- a CDS encoding class I SAM-dependent methyltransferase: MPPRAGRSAVNHWLEAKCAKAFWSQQETTPYRQLHRDTLAWAAPQAGERWLDLGCGSGALSRGLWEASRGQVAEIVGLDCAAVNAEAYEHLRRVLHPAPGSRLRFLTHDFSNGLEIFPDASFDHAISGLSISYAQSWSEAEQRWTTQAYDRLLREVWRVLKPGGRFVFSVNVPEPKWWRVALASLGDAFRSDKPLRFLRRSWRMLRYGRWLKAEARRGRFHYLPAEAVQSKLKAAGFTAVEYRRSYAGQAYVFRAVKGKEDRNISGDRSVSSA; this comes from the coding sequence ATGCCACCGCGGGCCGGTAGGAGCGCTGTGAATCACTGGCTGGAGGCCAAATGCGCAAAGGCGTTTTGGTCGCAGCAGGAAACGACGCCGTACCGGCAGCTTCACCGTGACACGCTGGCGTGGGCCGCTCCGCAGGCTGGGGAGCGCTGGCTGGATTTGGGGTGCGGCAGCGGGGCTTTGAGCCGGGGTTTGTGGGAAGCCTCGCGGGGCCAAGTGGCCGAGATCGTGGGGCTGGATTGCGCCGCCGTCAACGCCGAGGCTTACGAACATCTCCGGCGCGTGCTCCACCCTGCGCCCGGTTCCCGCCTCCGCTTCCTGACCCACGATTTCAGCAACGGCCTGGAGATTTTCCCCGATGCCAGCTTTGACCATGCCATCTCCGGCCTGTCCATCAGTTATGCGCAAAGCTGGTCGGAGGCGGAGCAGCGCTGGACAACCCAGGCATATGACCGGCTGCTGCGGGAAGTGTGGCGGGTGCTCAAGCCGGGCGGCCGCTTCGTGTTTTCGGTCAATGTGCCGGAGCCGAAGTGGTGGCGGGTGGCCTTGGCTTCCCTCGGCGATGCCTTCCGCAGTGACAAGCCGCTCCGGTTTCTGCGCCGAAGCTGGCGGATGCTGCGCTATGGCCGATGGCTGAAAGCGGAAGCCCGCCGGGGCCGCTTCCATTATCTGCCAGCCGAGGCGGTCCAAAGCAAGCTGAAGGCGGCCGGCTTCACCGCCGTGGAGTACCGCCGCAGCTACGCCGGTCAGGCTTACGTCTTCCGGGCCGTCAAGGGAAAGGAAGATCGGAACATATCCGGGGACCGCAGCGTATCCTCGGCCTGA
- the pstC gene encoding phosphate ABC transporter permease subunit PstC, giving the protein MTPPPPSAVRRFFLGWVLRGRLSSDRLVALICQGGAGGVLILAAALIAVLLHQGWPALGHLGLWNLLSSTNWDPERGSYGALLFVYGSCVTSAIALLVAVPLGVGTAVYLSELATPRRRRISAFFLELLAAIPSVVFGFWALEFLARRLLGPLYAWAGWKQASGEGLLAAGLVLSVMVLPYITALSYDACRSVPLALREGALALGATRWQMIRHVILPVARPGIVAAILLALGRAVGETMAVTMVIGNAQYFNFSLTATGDTIPSLIAKQLHETTPQEPRRAVLMALGLLLLLLAWLMNSAGRAVVRHQVTGQSARYAWWRFWKWRRSSSVSLSASSAPSFPTAEPPPDVGPQRLSGESITPATFRRAANRRGAARIDRIMSWLLALCQWLTILPLFLILGYITYQGAGEVSWAVFTHLPGDEPPGLAHALYGSAILVLLAAAVAVPWGVLVAIFLSEYPQHPLNGLVRRAAEWLTAVPSILIGVFGYVLLVSPPWSSRPWGYSAYAGAFALAVMMVPVVARAAEEALRAVPAGLREAAAALGATRAQTLRAVLLPAAWPAILTGILLAAGRILGETAPLILTARGSQFFPRSLADPTPSLPFYVYDFAQKPDEAWQRLAWAGAFILLVLVLCINVTSRWLSRSAHSAR; this is encoded by the coding sequence ATGACACCTCCTCCGCCATCAGCGGTCCGCCGTTTTTTCCTCGGCTGGGTCCTGCGGGGACGGCTGAGCAGCGATCGGCTGGTGGCCTTGATTTGCCAGGGCGGTGCTGGGGGAGTGCTGATCTTAGCGGCGGCTCTGATCGCCGTGCTGCTGCATCAGGGCTGGCCGGCGCTGGGGCATCTGGGCCTTTGGAACCTGCTGAGCAGTACCAATTGGGACCCGGAGCGCGGCTCCTATGGGGCCTTGCTGTTCGTGTACGGCAGTTGCGTCACTTCGGCGATTGCCTTGCTGGTGGCGGTGCCGTTGGGAGTGGGGACGGCGGTATATTTGTCGGAGCTGGCCACACCGAGGCGGCGGCGCATCAGTGCCTTCTTTCTGGAACTGTTGGCGGCGATTCCCAGCGTGGTGTTCGGCTTTTGGGCCTTGGAGTTCCTTGCCCGACGGCTGCTCGGACCGCTTTATGCCTGGGCCGGGTGGAAGCAGGCGTCCGGGGAAGGGCTGCTCGCGGCGGGTTTGGTCCTGTCCGTGATGGTGTTGCCGTACATTACGGCCCTGAGTTACGACGCCTGCCGGTCGGTCCCTCTGGCGTTGCGGGAAGGCGCCTTGGCCTTGGGAGCGACGCGGTGGCAGATGATCCGGCACGTGATTCTTCCGGTTGCTCGGCCAGGGATTGTCGCTGCCATCTTGCTCGCCTTGGGCCGGGCCGTGGGCGAGACCATGGCCGTCACGATGGTCATCGGCAATGCCCAGTACTTCAACTTCTCCCTGACGGCGACGGGGGACACGATTCCCAGCCTGATTGCCAAGCAACTGCATGAGACCACGCCGCAGGAACCGCGGCGAGCGGTGCTGATGGCTCTGGGACTGCTCCTGCTGCTGCTGGCGTGGCTGATGAACAGTGCAGGCCGAGCGGTGGTGCGCCACCAGGTAACGGGTCAATCCGCACGCTATGCCTGGTGGCGATTCTGGAAATGGCGGCGGTCTTCCTCGGTTTCCCTCTCGGCTTCCTCCGCTCCCTCATTTCCCACTGCGGAGCCGCCCCCGGATGTCGGACCGCAGCGGCTCTCTGGGGAAAGCATCACGCCGGCCACGTTCCGCCGGGCGGCGAATCGCCGTGGGGCAGCGCGGATCGACCGCATCATGAGCTGGCTGCTCGCCCTCTGCCAGTGGCTGACCATTCTGCCGTTGTTCCTGATTCTGGGGTACATCACGTATCAAGGGGCGGGGGAAGTTTCCTGGGCGGTCTTTACCCACTTGCCGGGGGATGAGCCGCCGGGATTGGCCCACGCCCTGTACGGCAGCGCGATCCTGGTGCTGCTGGCGGCGGCAGTGGCCGTCCCCTGGGGCGTGCTGGTGGCCATCTTCCTGAGCGAATATCCGCAGCATCCGCTCAACGGTCTGGTGCGCCGCGCTGCGGAGTGGCTGACCGCCGTGCCGTCGATCCTGATCGGCGTGTTCGGCTACGTTTTGCTGGTCTCGCCGCCGTGGAGCAGCCGCCCGTGGGGTTACTCGGCGTATGCCGGGGCCTTTGCCCTAGCAGTGATGATGGTGCCGGTGGTGGCCCGTGCGGCGGAAGAAGCGCTGCGTGCGGTGCCGGCGGGACTGCGGGAAGCGGCAGCCGCCTTGGGAGCGACGCGGGCGCAGACTCTGCGGGCTGTGTTGCTTCCGGCGGCCTGGCCGGCCATCCTCACCGGTATCCTGCTCGCGGCCGGACGAATCCTCGGCGAGACGGCCCCCCTCATCCTGACGGCCCGCGGCTCCCAATTCTTCCCCCGTTCCCTGGCCGACCCGACTCCCTCCTTGCCGTTCTACGTGTACGACTTCGCTCAGAAACCCGACGAAGCCTGGCAGCGCCTCGCCTGGGCCGGCGCCTTCATCCTGCTGGTCCTGGTCCTGTGCATCAACGTCACCAGCCGATGGCTGTCCCGTTCCGCGCACAGTGCACGCTGA
- a CDS encoding 1-acyl-sn-glycerol-3-phosphate acyltransferase, giving the protein MTLILLTLAGLLVTTAAATWLMPSLLLRPIGWVLCRLLYRYRVVGQEQIPLQGGVLLVANHVSYIDWL; this is encoded by the coding sequence ATGACCCTTATCCTGCTCACCCTGGCTGGACTGCTCGTGACCACCGCGGCGGCAACGTGGCTGATGCCCTCCTTGTTGCTGCGCCCTATCGGCTGGGTCTTGTGCCGCCTCCTGTATCGCTATCGCGTGGTTGGACAGGAACAGATTCCGCTCCAGGGAGGCGTTCTGCTGGTGGCCAATCACGTCAGTTACATCGACTGGTTAT
- a CDS encoding 2-oxo acid dehydrogenase subunit E2, which yields MAIRGRKVPWSRPRIFVNDLLHFARRVPSIPVQRLCRLAPVVAARSTLPAPRPPWSALFVKAYALVAEELPPLRRAYCAFPRPHLVEYDRSVAAVAVERDWEDEKAVLTIRIKHPARLPLSAIAERIRQAQTAPLDQIKDFRRTLWLSGLPRPLRRLLWWLSLNCRHWRGNVCGTFGLSSYSALGAESLHPLSPLTVTLNYGVIDPQGCVPVRLIYDHRVFDGATAARALQRLEEMLNTRIRSELLAWPGSEPLPAAIPA from the coding sequence ATGGCGATCCGAGGCCGGAAGGTGCCGTGGAGCCGCCCGCGCATCTTCGTCAACGATCTGTTGCACTTTGCCCGGCGCGTGCCGTCGATTCCCGTGCAGCGCCTCTGCCGCCTGGCGCCGGTGGTGGCCGCCCGCAGCACTCTGCCTGCCCCTCGGCCCCCCTGGAGCGCTTTGTTCGTCAAAGCCTACGCCCTCGTCGCCGAAGAACTGCCCCCGCTGCGCCGAGCCTATTGTGCCTTCCCCCGGCCGCACCTCGTGGAGTACGACCGCAGCGTGGCCGCTGTGGCTGTGGAACGGGACTGGGAAGACGAAAAGGCCGTCCTGACGATCCGGATCAAGCATCCGGCCCGCCTGCCGCTTTCCGCCATCGCCGAGCGCATTCGCCAGGCTCAGACAGCGCCTCTGGACCAGATCAAGGACTTCCGCCGGACCCTCTGGCTCAGCGGCTTGCCTCGCCCCCTGCGCCGCCTCCTCTGGTGGCTGAGCCTCAATTGCCGCCACTGGCGCGGCAATGTCTGCGGTACCTTCGGCCTGTCCAGCTACTCCGCCCTCGGCGCGGAATCCCTCCATCCGCTCTCCCCGTTGACCGTGACCCTCAATTATGGAGTGATCGACCCGCAAGGATGCGTCCCGGTGCGACTGATCTATGATCACCGCGTCTTCGACGGAGCCACGGCAGCCCGTGCCCTCCAGCGCTTGGAAGAAATGCTAAACACCCGCATCCGCTCAGAACTCCTCGCCTGGCCTGGCAGCGAACCCCTCCCTGCGGCTATCCCAGCTTGA